Proteins from a single region of Flavobacterium sp. YJ01:
- a CDS encoding polyketide synthase translates to MKRSNNNSDKEINGAKMVYPESALHELFAKQAEASPNAIALEFDDEKITYASLANKTNQIANYFLEQGLSPGQFVAVSMDRSPNLIASLLAILQCGAAYLPLDPKFPTERLEFMLEDSEAAFLLTTESLSSSLPNSSKTILIEDILSSLDQYPSTPLSITVLPEKVAYIMYTSGSTGKPKGVTVTHKNLVNFLFSMAIEPGIEPADKLLSITTISFDIAGLELFLPLIKGASVVFADYETTRDGQLLFNLLQKKEITILQATPTTWQLLLDSGWNTPLPIKALCGGEAMPLNLARSLTARCNSLWNMYGPTETTIWSAVKQIKAEDELITIGFPIANTQIYLLDENRKVVEAGEIGEIVIGGDGVAEGYWKREELTAEKFISNPFSDEKDSILYRTGDLGKLLPNGELQCLGRIDHQVKLRGHRIELGEIEATLNTLSGIKQSAVIVSRHFGNEDKLIAYLKTSGESGDEKLIQEALSKVLPDILIPSKFIWVEEFPITPNGKIDKKNLPLPENTRPDSAPLYKKPTTKLEKDIAKIWSEELKIAEIGIDDDFFDIGGSSILAQKVTTSMKQFLSVDVPVSKIYIHPTIKELASILEEQNDTEESFEFKAPNHYGGSADIAVIGMAGRFPGSDTIEELWENLRDGKETISLFTKEELDSSLPESLRNDPLYIGARGVLPSAKTFDPSFFGLNPQLAAAMDPQIRVFLEISFEALEQAGHLPKHYKGSIGVYSGSEINTYYENNIFSNKELKSSIGELQIYTVNGKDFIAPRTSYHLNLKGPSVSVHSACSTSLLAVAEAVKAIRTGMCDVALAGGSSVTCPINSGHLYDEGFIKSPDGSTRSFEASGKGTVFSDGAGVVLLKRLEEAEKDGDIIYGIIKGVGVNNDGGDKGSFMAPSPKGQAGAIINAFNDAQVSPSTISYMEAHGTATPIGDPIEIEGLKIAYGKQDKNNYCALGSIKSNMGHTTAAAGVAGLIKVLLAMRHKQIPPMVNFEKPNPNIDFDNSPFYINNKLIEWKSDGIRRAGISSFGIGSTNVHVIVEEYNKEPIPSSTGRPMDILMWSAKSQNSLLGYENTLGHFIDKSKETPLADIAYSLNITRDDFNHRSFLLADSTADAAEKLISLKTKNTKSSILKSVPSELGFLFPGQGSQYLQMGKKLYDNEKVYREAVDKCADMLMGELGLDIREILYPKDHFTDAEELLRNTRLTQPSLFVTEYALAQLWMSWGIKPTFLCGHSIGEFAAAHLAGILNLKDALHIVAVRGRLISQLPGGSMLIVRVPVETLNELKPDTLSIAAINSKQFCVVSGKKEDIASFNQELDAKEIPNRLLNTSHAFHSFMMEPILDDFRNELEKIKLNIPRLPIISTATGTWLTDTEATDPTYWVNQLKNTVHFADAMDTAFELEDFVLLEVGPGQTLITLARQQAAGKIIPAFPSINFPKDENDNEYTTLLTALGELWLRGINPDWKSFYGEQQRQKIDLPNYIFDRKLCWIEPLSIVETVVPQKAVVSEAPVISIETENKTVETKHSRKDEILFKISDIIKNASGIVYESESSSNTFLELGLDSLSLTQLSGKLKKEFDLPITFRQLNEAYSTPSLLADYIELNLPEEVITEIKEVEKVVEHTASPSQNGTQLSSNQSQISLEQIVQQIQLLSQKVDQLQNFQSTSVNGNASFVNLKAENFDVSKFNHDLKPETNGSVKTNGNSANILALHDQERFENNNYEKKYTIKSNEPPVQGSKLGRDESGNPAWFIEDPNQNGSFVKIKL, encoded by the coding sequence ATGAAAAGATCTAACAACAATTCAGACAAAGAGATAAATGGAGCTAAGATGGTGTATCCAGAAAGTGCTCTTCATGAACTTTTTGCTAAGCAAGCGGAAGCATCACCAAATGCCATAGCATTAGAATTTGATGATGAAAAGATTACATATGCTTCATTAGCAAATAAGACTAATCAGATAGCGAATTATTTTTTAGAGCAAGGTTTAAGTCCTGGACAATTTGTTGCTGTATCAATGGACAGAAGTCCTAATTTAATTGCTTCACTTTTGGCAATTTTACAATGTGGAGCTGCTTATTTACCATTGGATCCGAAATTTCCAACAGAAAGGTTAGAATTCATGCTTGAAGATTCTGAAGCCGCATTTTTACTTACTACAGAATCTCTTTCTTCATCATTGCCTAATAGTTCAAAAACTATATTAATTGAAGACATATTATCTTCATTAGATCAATATCCTTCTACACCGTTATCAATTACGGTTTTGCCCGAAAAAGTAGCCTATATAATGTATACTTCTGGTTCTACCGGAAAACCAAAAGGTGTAACTGTAACACACAAAAATTTAGTAAACTTTCTTTTTAGTATGGCAATTGAGCCAGGTATCGAGCCGGCAGATAAACTGTTATCGATTACAACTATCTCATTTGATATCGCTGGACTAGAATTATTTTTACCTTTAATTAAAGGCGCTTCAGTCGTTTTTGCTGATTACGAAACGACGCGCGACGGTCAGCTTTTATTCAATCTTTTACAGAAAAAAGAAATCACAATATTACAGGCTACACCAACTACGTGGCAATTGCTATTAGATTCTGGCTGGAATACGCCTCTACCTATAAAAGCACTTTGCGGCGGAGAAGCTATGCCATTAAATCTTGCACGCTCATTAACGGCACGATGTAATTCTCTTTGGAATATGTATGGTCCGACTGAAACTACAATTTGGTCTGCCGTAAAACAAATTAAAGCCGAAGACGAATTAATTACAATCGGATTTCCTATTGCAAATACACAAATATATTTATTAGATGAAAATCGTAAAGTTGTCGAAGCTGGAGAAATTGGAGAAATTGTAATTGGCGGAGACGGAGTTGCAGAAGGTTATTGGAAACGTGAGGAACTTACGGCTGAAAAATTCATCTCGAATCCGTTTTCAGATGAAAAAGATTCTATTCTTTATCGTACTGGAGATTTAGGAAAATTACTTCCGAATGGCGAATTGCAATGTTTAGGACGTATCGATCACCAAGTAAAACTTCGAGGACACAGAATTGAATTAGGTGAAATCGAAGCAACTTTAAATACACTTTCAGGCATTAAACAATCTGCTGTAATTGTAAGCAGACATTTTGGAAATGAAGATAAATTGATAGCTTACTTAAAAACTAGCGGAGAATCAGGAGATGAGAAACTGATTCAAGAAGCACTTTCTAAAGTTTTACCAGATATTTTAATTCCATCAAAATTTATTTGGGTAGAAGAATTTCCGATAACACCAAACGGAAAAATTGACAAAAAAAATCTTCCACTTCCAGAAAATACCAGACCAGATTCTGCTCCTCTTTACAAAAAACCAACTACGAAATTAGAAAAAGACATTGCAAAAATCTGGAGCGAAGAATTAAAAATAGCAGAAATAGGCATTGATGATGATTTCTTTGATATTGGAGGAAGTTCAATTCTTGCTCAAAAAGTAACAACCTCTATGAAACAGTTTTTATCTGTAGATGTTCCTGTTTCAAAAATCTATATTCACCCAACAATTAAAGAACTTGCTTCTATTTTAGAAGAACAAAATGACACCGAAGAATCATTTGAGTTTAAAGCACCAAATCATTATGGAGGTTCTGCAGATATTGCGGTAATTGGTATGGCAGGGAGATTTCCAGGTTCTGATACGATAGAAGAACTGTGGGAAAATCTTAGAGATGGTAAAGAAACCATTTCACTTTTTACAAAAGAAGAACTAGACAGCAGTTTGCCCGAAAGTCTTAGAAATGATCCGCTTTATATTGGTGCAAGAGGAGTTTTGCCTTCTGCAAAAACATTTGATCCAAGTTTCTTCGGATTAAATCCGCAGCTTGCCGCAGCAATGGATCCGCAAATTAGAGTGTTTTTAGAAATTTCATTTGAAGCATTAGAACAAGCTGGACATCTTCCTAAGCATTATAAAGGAAGCATTGGTGTTTATTCTGGAAGCGAAATCAATACGTATTACGAAAACAATATTTTCTCAAATAAAGAACTTAAAAGTTCGATTGGAGAATTACAAATTTATACTGTCAACGGAAAAGACTTTATTGCACCGCGTACTTCTTACCATTTAAATTTAAAAGGACCTTCAGTAAGTGTACATTCTGCTTGTTCTACTTCACTATTGGCTGTTGCCGAAGCTGTAAAAGCAATAAGAACTGGAATGTGCGATGTAGCTCTTGCAGGAGGATCGAGCGTAACTTGTCCTATAAATAGCGGACATCTTTATGACGAAGGTTTTATTAAAAGTCCAGACGGTTCTACTCGCTCTTTTGAAGCTTCTGGAAAAGGAACCGTTTTTAGCGATGGCGCTGGAGTTGTCTTGCTTAAAAGATTAGAAGAAGCAGAAAAAGATGGTGATATAATTTATGGTATAATTAAAGGTGTTGGCGTAAATAATGACGGTGGAGACAAAGGAAGCTTTATGGCTCCAAGTCCAAAAGGTCAGGCCGGCGCTATAATTAATGCATTTAACGATGCTCAAGTCTCGCCTTCGACTATTTCTTATATGGAAGCGCACGGTACTGCAACACCAATTGGAGATCCTATAGAAATTGAAGGCCTTAAAATTGCTTACGGCAAACAAGATAAAAACAACTATTGTGCTTTAGGATCTATAAAAAGCAATATGGGACATACAACGGCCGCTGCTGGTGTCGCTGGATTGATAAAAGTATTGCTAGCCATGCGTCATAAACAAATACCGCCAATGGTTAATTTTGAAAAACCAAATCCTAATATTGATTTTGATAATAGCCCTTTTTATATCAATAATAAATTAATAGAATGGAAATCTGACGGAATCAGAAGAGCTGGTATTAGTTCTTTTGGAATTGGAAGTACAAATGTGCATGTTATTGTTGAGGAATATAACAAAGAACCTATACCGTCTTCAACTGGAAGACCAATGGATATTTTGATGTGGTCTGCAAAAAGTCAAAATAGTTTGTTAGGCTACGAAAATACTTTGGGGCATTTTATTGATAAATCTAAAGAAACACCTTTAGCAGATATTGCTTATTCTTTAAATATTACAAGAGACGATTTTAATCATAGAAGCTTTTTATTGGCAGATTCAACAGCAGATGCGGCTGAAAAATTAATTTCATTAAAAACAAAAAACACTAAATCTTCAATATTAAAAAGTGTGCCTAGCGAATTAGGATTTCTTTTCCCTGGACAAGGATCGCAATATTTGCAAATGGGTAAAAAACTTTATGATAACGAAAAAGTTTATCGCGAAGCCGTAGACAAATGTGCTGATATGTTAATGGGAGAATTGGGCTTAGATATTCGCGAAATTCTTTACCCTAAAGATCATTTTACAGACGCAGAAGAACTTCTTAGAAATACACGTTTAACGCAACCTTCCTTATTTGTTACAGAATATGCTTTAGCCCAATTATGGATGAGCTGGGGAATAAAACCAACTTTCCTTTGCGGTCATAGTATTGGAGAATTTGCTGCAGCACATTTGGCTGGAATTTTAAATCTAAAAGATGCATTGCATATCGTCGCTGTAAGAGGAAGATTAATAAGTCAATTGCCAGGCGGATCGATGCTGATTGTTCGTGTGCCAGTAGAAACATTAAATGAATTAAAACCAGATACACTTTCTATTGCAGCTATAAACTCAAAACAGTTTTGTGTTGTATCTGGAAAAAAAGAAGATATCGCAAGCTTCAATCAGGAACTTGATGCTAAAGAAATTCCGAATAGACTTCTTAATACAAGCCATGCCTTCCACTCTTTTATGATGGAACCAATTTTGGATGACTTTAGAAATGAGTTAGAAAAAATAAAATTGAACATTCCTCGATTGCCAATTATTTCAACTGCAACAGGAACGTGGCTTACAGATACAGAAGCTACAGATCCGACTTATTGGGTAAATCAGTTAAAAAATACGGTGCATTTTGCAGATGCAATGGACACGGCATTCGAATTAGAAGACTTTGTTTTATTAGAAGTTGGTCCTGGACAAACCTTAATAACTTTGGCGCGTCAACAGGCTGCTGGTAAAATTATACCTGCATTTCCAAGTATCAATTTCCCGAAAGACGAAAATGATAATGAGTACACTACATTATTGACTGCATTGGGCGAATTATGGTTACGAGGCATAAATCCTGACTGGAAATCATTTTATGGTGAACAGCAAAGACAGAAAATAGATTTGCCAAATTATATTTTTGACCGCAAACTTTGCTGGATTGAACCTTTGAGTATTGTAGAAACAGTAGTTCCTCAAAAAGCTGTCGTTTCTGAAGCGCCTGTTATTTCAATAGAAACTGAAAATAAAACAGTTGAAACTAAACATTCTAGAAAAGACGAAATCCTTTTTAAAATTTCAGATATTATAAAAAATGCTTCTGGAATAGTATATGAGTCTGAGTCTTCCTCAAATACTTTCTTAGAGTTAGGTTTAGATTCTTTATCGCTTACGCAATTATCAGGAAAGCTGAAAAAAGAGTTTGATTTACCTATTACTTTTAGACAATTAAACGAAGCGTATTCAACTCCTTCTCTTCTTGCAGATTATATAGAACTTAATCTTCCTGAAGAAGTTATTACTGAAATAAAAGAGGTAGAAAAAGTTGTAGAACATACAGCTTCGCCTTCGCAAAACGGAACACAATTATCCTCCAACCAAAGTCAGATTTCTTTAGAACAAATTGTTCAGCAGATTCAGCTTTTGAGTCAGAAAGTAGATCAGCTACAGAATTTTCAAAGCACTTCTGTAAACGGAAATGCTTCATTTGTAAATCTAAAAGCAGAAAATTTTGATGTTTCTAAATTTAACCATGACCTTAAACCTGAGACAAATGGTTCTGTAAAAACTAATGGAAATTCTGCGAATATTTTGGCACTTCATGATCAAGAGCGATTTGAAAACAACAATTATGAAAAGAAATATACGATAAAATCAAATGAACCGCCAGTACAGGGTAGCAAACTTGGAAGAGATGAAAGCGGAAATCCTGCATGGTTCATAGAAGATCCAAATCAGAACGGAAGTTTCGTTAAGATTAAGCTATAA
- a CDS encoding T9SS type A sorting domain-containing protein — protein sequence MMFFIPFVGISQSNDNLMETIITSGNNATGTSGTVAYSIGQVFYTYMGVDAVYNVAQGIQQQVKDETLDTPDVEEPAKAEMFVYPNPTADFVNISMNGMELEGGQRSYRLYDIQARLLKQNTINQADTQVSLNNLSPSIYILVVYVDNKILKSFKIIKN from the coding sequence ATGATGTTTTTTATTCCTTTTGTAGGAATTAGTCAAAGTAATGATAATTTAATGGAAACTATAATTACATCTGGAAACAATGCAACGGGAACTTCTGGCACAGTAGCTTATTCAATCGGCCAAGTATTTTATACTTATATGGGAGTTGATGCCGTTTACAATGTAGCTCAAGGAATTCAACAGCAAGTAAAAGACGAAACATTAGATACCCCAGATGTAGAAGAACCTGCTAAAGCCGAAATGTTTGTTTACCCAAATCCAACTGCAGACTTTGTTAATATAAGTATGAATGGTATGGAATTGGAAGGCGGACAGCGATCGTACAGACTTTACGATATTCAAGCAAGGCTTTTAAAACAAAATACAATTAATCAAGCTGATACCCAAGTCAGTCTAAATAATCTTAGTCCGTCTATTTATATACTCGTAGTATATGTAGACAATAAGATTTTGAAATCATTTAAAATAATTAAAAATTAA
- a CDS encoding helix-turn-helix transcriptional regulator produces the protein MKYSVYENIRKIRELKNFTREYVAAELKMSTSGYGKIERGDVDLTVSKLIEISKVLEVSIEFIFKFDVSIFFSETR, from the coding sequence ATGAAATATAGTGTATACGAAAATATTAGAAAAATAAGAGAATTAAAAAATTTCACCCGAGAGTATGTAGCTGCAGAATTAAAAATGAGTACTAGCGGTTACGGGAAAATTGAAAGGGGTGATGTTGATTTAACAGTTTCTAAATTGATAGAAATTTCAAAAGTTTTAGAGGTCTCAATTGAGTTCATATTTAAATTCGATGTTTCCATTTTTTTTAGTGAAACTAGATGA
- a CDS encoding helix-turn-helix transcriptional regulator codes for MENYYLKIKEYRLQNNHTPEYVAIQMEMSVKTYEKIENGMVDLKLSKLDRLVKILGIKKSQIFQLEN; via the coding sequence ATGGAAAATTACTACTTAAAGATTAAAGAGTATCGGTTGCAGAATAATCATACTCCTGAATATGTAGCTATTCAAATGGAAATGAGTGTAAAAACATACGAGAAAATCGAAAACGGAATGGTCGACCTTAAGTTGTCAAAACTAGATCGATTAGTTAAGATTCTTGGCATTAAAAAGAGTCAGATTTTTCAATTAGAAAATTAA
- a CDS encoding UpxY family transcription antiterminator, protein MKWYVVYTKPKWEKRAAEQLTKFNINCYCPVIKKIQQRSDRKVKVEVPLFNNYIFVQLQEKDRNLIFDSPGVVRYLFWLGKHAIVKDHEIATIKEWLDTGDTSQEISVMQYQIGDKVHLNSGPFCDQNAVVKDITKTHYVLILESLGYVLKLKNVNNKSEKKELI, encoded by the coding sequence ATGAAATGGTATGTAGTGTACACAAAACCTAAATGGGAAAAAAGAGCAGCAGAACAATTAACTAAATTCAACATAAACTGTTATTGCCCTGTTATAAAAAAGATACAGCAAAGATCAGACAGAAAGGTTAAGGTTGAAGTTCCGTTATTCAACAACTACATATTCGTACAACTGCAAGAAAAAGACAGAAATTTAATATTTGATTCTCCTGGTGTAGTAAGATATTTATTTTGGTTAGGAAAACACGCAATTGTAAAAGACCATGAAATTGCGACTATTAAAGAGTGGCTTGATACTGGAGATACTTCTCAAGAGATATCTGTTATGCAATATCAAATTGGTGATAAGGTACACTTAAATTCTGGACCTTTTTGCGATCAAAATGCTGTTGTAAAAGATATTACAAAAACACACTATGTATTAATTTTAGAATCTTTAGGTTATGTTTTAAAACTAAAAAACGTAAATAATAAATCAGAAAAGAAAGAGCTGATATAA
- a CDS encoding adenylyltransferase/cytidyltransferase family protein, whose translation MRTGITFSAFDLLHAGHVKMLEEAKQHCDYLIVGLQTDPTLDRPTKNKPTQTVVERYIQLKACKFVDEIVPYATEQDLEDILKAFAIDVRILGDEYKERDFTGRTYCEEKGIELYFNTRDHRFSSTNLRHEVYQREVLVHSNGN comes from the coding sequence ATGAGAACCGGAATTACATTTAGTGCTTTTGATTTGTTACATGCAGGGCACGTTAAAATGCTTGAAGAAGCAAAACAACATTGTGATTACTTAATTGTTGGTTTACAAACGGATCCAACATTAGATCGTCCGACAAAAAACAAACCAACTCAAACAGTTGTCGAAAGATACATACAGCTTAAGGCGTGTAAGTTTGTTGATGAAATTGTTCCTTATGCTACAGAACAAGATTTAGAAGATATTTTAAAAGCTTTTGCTATTGATGTACGCATCTTAGGAGACGAATATAAAGAGAGAGATTTTACTGGTAGAACTTACTGCGAGGAAAAAGGAATTGAATTGTATTTTAATACTAGAGATCATCGTTTTTCGAGTACTAATTTACGTCATGAAGTTTATCAAAGAGAGGTTTTAGTGCATTCAAATGGAAATTAA